In Nomascus leucogenys isolate Asia chromosome 6, Asia_NLE_v1, whole genome shotgun sequence, one DNA window encodes the following:
- the LOC100600520 gene encoding 40S ribosomal protein S27-like, which yields MPLAKDLLHPSPKEEKRKHKKKRLVQSPSSYFMDAKCPGCYKITTVFSHAQMVVFCVGCSTVLCQPTGGKARLTEECSFRRKQH from the coding sequence ATGCCTCTCGCAAAGGATCTCCTTCATCCCTCTCcaaaagaggagaagaggaaacaTAAGAAGAAACGCCTGGTGCAGAGCCCCAGTTCCTACTTCATGGATGCGAAATGCCCAGGATGCTATAAAATCACCACGGTCTTTAGCCATGCACAAATGGTAGTTTTTTGTGTTGGCTGCTCCACTGTCCTCTGCCAGCCTACAGGAGGAAAAGCAAGGCTTACAGAAGAATGTTCCTTCAGGAGGAAGCAGCACTGA